In Carcharodon carcharias isolate sCarCar2 chromosome 3, sCarCar2.pri, whole genome shotgun sequence, a single window of DNA contains:
- the LOC121275729 gene encoding spidroin-2-like: MFVFYSLFVYIFYTLLKRKPEDEALEAGDGASGVQAPGNRTPREQAPWDQAHREQAPWEQAPWDQAPWEQAPWDQAHREQAPWDQAHREQAPWEQAPWDQAHREQAPWDQAHREQAPWEQAPWDQAPRNRPLGIRPRGTGSCEQSRGKRPIGNRPLGIRPRGTGSCEQSRGKRPIGNRPRGTGPEEQAPRNRPRGTGSCEQSRGKRPIGNRPLGIRPRGTGPLGSGPSGTGPLGSGPLGTGPLGSGPLGTGPLGTGPLGSGPEEQALGIRPRGTGSCEQSRGKRPLGNRPLGIRPIGNRPLGNRPLGIRPIGNRPLGIRPIGNRPLGTRPRGTGPEEQAPVNSPVGKGPSGTGPLGSGPEEQAPRNRPRGTGPEEQAPVNSPVGKGPSGTGPLGSGPSGTGPLGSGPEEQAPRNRPRGTGSCEQSRGKRPIGNRPLGIRPRGTGPLGSGPEEQAPRNRPRGTGSCEQSRGKRPIGNRPLGIRPRGTGPLGTGPLGTGPEEQAPRNRPIGNRPLGIRPRGTGPEEQAPWEQAPWEQAPRNRPRGTGPLGSGPLGSGPEEQAPRNRPLGIRPRGTGPEEQAPWDQAPRNRPRGTGPSGSGPLGSGPEEQAPWDQAPWDQAPWDQAPWDQDQGSVSMETKTGPRQPERCFSVKDDLWAELMDQESPSDSDEASGSDDDWLLTDAVSPLTEFLSLKQEAAGGPFSQADEERLNGKVAQQRD, encoded by the exons ATGTTtgtgttttattctttatttgtctaCATATTCTACACGTTGTTGAAGAGGAAGCCGGAGGATGAAGCACTGGAGGCAGGAGATGGTGCGAGTGGTGTTCAG GCTCCTGGGAACAGAACCCCTCGGGAACAGGCCCCTTGGGATCAGGCCCATCGGGAACAGGCCCCTTGGGAACAGGCCCCTTGGGATCAGGCCCCTTGGGAACAGGCCCCTTGGGATCAGGCCCATCGGGAACAGGCCCCTTGGGATCAGGCCCATCGGGAACAGGCCCCTTGGGAACAGGCCCCTTGGGATCAGGCCCATCGGGAACAGGCCCCTTGGGATCAGGCCCATCGGGAACAGGCCCCTTGGGAACAGGCCCCTTGGGATCAGGCCCCGAGGAACAGGCCCCTTGGGATCAGGCCCCGAGGAACAGGCTCCTGTGAACAGTCCCGTGGGAAAAGGCCCATCGGGAACAGGCCCCTTGGGATCAGGCCCCGAGGAACAGGCTCCTGTGAACAGTCCCGTGGGAAAAGGCCCATCGGGAACAGGCCCCGAGGAACAGGCCCTGAGGAACAGGCCCCGAGGAACAGGCCCCGAGGAACAGGCTCCTGTGAACAGTCCCGTGGGAAAAGGCCCATCGGGAACAGGCCCCTTGGGATCAGGCCCCGAGGAACAGGCCCCTTGGGATCAGGCCCATCGGGAACAGGCCCCTTGGGATCAGGCCCCTTGGGAACAGGCCCCTTGGGATCAGGCCCCTTGGGAACAGGCCCCTTGGGAACAGGCCCCTTGGGATCAGGCCCCGAGGAACAGGCCCTTGGGATCAGGCCCCGAGGAACAGGCTCCTGTGAACAGTCCCGTGGGAAAAGGCCCCTTGGGAACAGGCCCCTTGGGATCAGGCCCATCGGGAACAGGCCCCTTGGGAACAGGCCCCTTGGGATCAGGCCCATCGGGAACAGGCCCCTTGGGATCAGGCCCATCGGGAACAGGCCCCTTGGGACCAGGCCCCGAGGAACAGGCCCCGAGGAACAGGCTCCTGTGAACAGTCCCGTGGGAAAAGGCCCATCGGGAACAGGCCCCTTGGGATCAGGCCCTGAGGAACAGGCCCCGAGGAACAGGCCCCGAGGAACAGGCCCCGAGGAACAGGCTCCTGTGAACAGTCCCGTGGGAAAAGGCCCATCGGGAACAGGCCCCTTGGGATCAGGCCCATCGGGAACAGGCCCCTTGGGATCAGGCCCCGAGGAACAGGCCCCGAGGAACAGGCCCCGAGGAACAGGCTCCTGTGAACAGTCCCGTGGGAAAAGGCCCATCGGGAACAGGCCCCTTGGGATCAGGCCCCGAGGAACAGGCCCCTTGGGATCAGGCCCCGAGGAACAGGCCCCGAGGAACAGGCCCCGAGGAACAGGCTCCTGTGAACAGTCCCGTGGGAAAAGGCCCATCGGGAACAGGCCCCTTGGGATCAGGCCCCGAGGAACAGGCCCCTTGGGAACAGGCCCCTTGGGAACAGGCCCCGAGGAACAGGCCCCGAGGAACAGGCCCATCGGGAACAGGCCCCTTGGGATCAGGCCCCGAGGAACAGGCCCCGAGGAACAGGCCCCTTGGGAACAGGCCCCTTGGGAACAGGCCCCGAGGAACAGGCCCCGAGGAACAGGCCCCTTGGGATCAGGCCCCTTGGGATCAGGCCCCGAGGAACAGGCCCCGAGGAACAGGCCCCTTGGGATCAGGCCCCGAGGAACAGGCCCCGAGGAACAGGCCCCTTGGGATCAGGCCCCGAGGAACAGGCCCCGAGGAACAGGCCCATCGGGATCAGGCCCCTTGGGATCAGGCCCCGAGGAACAGGCCCCTTGGGATCAGGCCCCTTGGGATCAGGCCCCTTGGGATCAGGCCCCTTGGGATCAG GACCAGGGATCTGTTTCCATGGAAACCAAGACCGGGCCTAGGCAGCCTGAACGCTGTTTCTCTGTCAAGGATGACCTGTGGGCAGAACTGATGGACCAGGAAA